One window from the genome of Amaranthus tricolor cultivar Red isolate AtriRed21 chromosome 9, ASM2621246v1, whole genome shotgun sequence encodes:
- the LOC130824327 gene encoding dihydroceramide fatty acyl 2-hydroxylase FAH1-like: protein MVAKGFTVDLNKPLVFQVGHLGESYQEWVHQPIVSKEGPRFFESDFWENLTLTVWWAIPTIWLPVVCWCISKSVRMGHTLPEIVMMVLFGIFIWTLIEYTLHRFLFHIKTKSYWGNTIHYLLHGCHHKHPMDGLRLVFPPTATAILCFPFWNLVRIFATPSTTPALFGGGLLGYVMYDVTHYYLHHGQPSSDVPKHLKRYHLNHHFRIQDKGYGITSSLWDKVFGTLPPQKSAKECK from the exons ATGGTTGCGAAGGGATTCACAGTGGATTTAAACAAACCACTTGTTTTTCAG GTCGGTCACCTTGGGGAGTCTTATCAGGAATGGGTACACCAGCCCATTGTCAGTAAGGAAGGCCCTCGTTTCTTTGAAAGTGACTTTTGGGAG AACCTGACCCTCACTGTGTGGTGGGCTATCCCAACAATTTGGCTTCCAGTTGTGTGCTGGTGCATCTCCAAGTCTGTACGGATGGGTCATACGCTTCCGgagatagtgatgatggtgctATTTGGTATCTTTATTTGGACATTGATTGAATACACTTTACACCGCTTCCTCTTTCACATCAAAACTAAGAGTTATTG GGGAAACACTATTCATTATCTTCTTCATGGCTGTCACCATAAGCACCCTATGGACGGCCTGCGTCTTGTTTTTCCTCCCACCGCAACTGCTATTTTATGTTTTCCG TTTTGGAATTTGGTCAGGATTTTTGCTACACCGTCCACTACTCCTGCTCTTTTTGGAGGTGGGCTATTGGGATATGTGATGTACGACGTGACCCACTACTATTTGCATCATGGACAGCCTTCTAGTGATGTACCAAAGCATTTGAAG AGATATCACTTGAATCATCACTTCCGCATTCAAGATAAGGGCTATGGAATCACTTCATCATTGTGGGACAAGGTATTTGGAACACTTCCGCCTCAAAAGTCTGCGAAAGAATGTAAATAA